In a single window of the Elaeis guineensis isolate ETL-2024a chromosome 4, EG11, whole genome shotgun sequence genome:
- the LOC105043526 gene encoding LOW QUALITY PROTEIN: probable methyltransferase PMT17 (The sequence of the model RefSeq protein was modified relative to this genomic sequence to represent the inferred CDS: inserted 2 bases in 2 codons), with the protein MSAAISFFYSLKCHHCETLSRFLSSINSTLLRLMAKDNYGSPKIHPDSRRQRFTYIFAASGLCVLFYILGAWQNSAVPKPSGNVSNKIECNPANPSSNPRSTAVPSFSSSDATLDFEARHRLDLNATWVTVEKFPPCPLNFSEYTPCQDRTRGRRFAREMLIYRERHCPGNDELIRCLIPAPPNYKTPFKWPQSRDYAWFDNIPHKELSIEKAVQNWVIVEGDRFRFPGGGTMFPRGAGAYIDDISALIPLTDGSIRTAIDTGCGVASLGAYLLKRDVITMSFAPRDTHEAQVQFALERGVPAMIGVIGSQRMPYPARAFDMAHCSRCLIPWFKNDGVYLAEVDRVLRPGGYWILSGPPIHWKKHYRGWERTXEDLKQEQDSIEDVAKRLCWKKKIEKDDLAIWQKPINHVECIQSRKIYKTPHICKNDNADSAWYKKLEACITPLPEVKNEEEVAGGDLKKWPDRAFAVPPRISRGSIPGVTSKIFEDDNQMWKERVMHYKQIVPXFPQGRYRNVMDMNANLGGFAAAMMKYPVWVMNVVPANSDRDTLGVIYERGFIGTYQDWCEAFSTYPRTYDLLHADGVFSTYQDRCDITYILLEMDRILRPEGTVIIRDMVEVLTKVKAITDGMRWKSQIMDHESGPFNPEKILVAVRTYWTG; encoded by the exons ATGAGCGCTGCAATATcctttttttattctttaaagtGCCATCATTGCGAGACCCTTTCTAGATTTCTCTCAAGTATCAACAGTACTCTCTTGC GTTTAATGGCCAAAGATAATTATGGATCTCCAAAGATCCATCCAGATTCAAGAAGGCAGCGTTTTACTTATATATTTGCTGCAAGCGGTCTCTGTGTTCTTTTCTACATCCTTGGGGCTTGGCAGAATTCCGCGGTACCCAAACCCAGTGGCAATGTCTCCAACAAAATCGAGTGCAACCCTGCCAATCCATCGTCCAATCCCCGTTCCACCGCCGTGCCATCATTCTCATCATCAGATGCCACTCTCGACTTCGAAGCCCGCCACCGGCTGGACCTCAATGCAACATGGGTAACGGTCGAGAAATTTCCACCTTGTCCTTTGAACTTTAGCGAGTACACTCCTTGCCAGGATCGAACGAGGGGGAGGAGGTTCGCAAGAGAAATGCTGATATACCGAGAGCGCCATTGTCCTGGAAATGACGAGCTCATCAGATGCTTAATCCCTGCACCACCAAACTATAAAACGCCTTTTAAGTGGCCTCAGAGTAGAGACTATGCTTGGTTTGATAACATTCCTCACAAGGAGCTCAGTATTGAGAAGGCTGTTCAAAATTGGGTCATAGTGGAGGGTGACCGGTTCAGATTCCCTGGTGGTGGAACAATGTTCCCACGAGGTGCTGGTGCTTATATTGATGATATAAGTGCACTTATCCCTTTAACTGATGGTAGCATCAGAACTGCAATTGATACAGGTTGTGGA GTTGCTAGTTTAGGGGCTTATCTTCTCAAGAGGGATGTCATCACAATGTCATTTGCGCCGAGGGATACACATGAGGCCCAGGTGCAGTTTGCTCTGGAGCGAGGAGTTCCAGCCATGATTGGAGTAATAGGATCGCAGCGGATGCCGTATCCAGCACGAGCTTTCGATATGGCTCACTGTTCGCGCTGCCTTATCCCATGGTTTAAGAATG ATGGTGTCTACCTAGCTGAGGTTGACCGAGTTCTAAGACCAGGAGGCTATTGGATTCTGTCGGGTCCTCCAATCCATTGGAAGAAGCACTACAGAGGCTGGGAGAGAA CAGAGGATCTGAAGCAAGAGCAAGATTCAATTGAGGATGTGGCAAAGCGCCTATGCTGGAAGAAAAAGATCGAGAAGGATGATCTTGCAATTTGGCAGAAGCCCATCAACCATGTAGAATGCATTCAGAGCCGAAAGATCTATAAAACACCACACATATGCAAGAACGACAATGCTGATTCTGCCTG GTACAAGAAATTGGAGGCTTGTATAACACCATTACCAGAAGTGAAAAATGAGGAAGAAGTTGCTGGTGGAGATCTGAAGAAATGGCCTGATCGGGCATTTGCTGTCCCACCAAGAATAAGCAGGGGTTCTATTCCAGGGGTAACTTCCAAGATTTTTGAAGATGACAACCAGATGTGGAAAGAGAGAGTGATGCATTATAAACAAATTGTTC CCTTTCCTCAAGGCCGATACCGGAATGTGATGGATATGAATGCCAACTTGGGAGGGTTTGCTGCGGCGATGATGAAGTACCCAGTGTGGGTGATGAATGTTGTCCCTGCCAACTCCGACCGGGACACACTTGGTGTGATATATGAGCGGGGTTTCATTGGCACGTATCAGGACTGGTGCGAGGCTTTCTCAACATATCCAAGAACTTATGATCTCCTCCATGCTGATGGTGTGTTCAGTACATATCAGGACAG GTGTGACATAACATACATTCTATTGGAGATGGATAGGATATTGAGGCCAGAAGGGACAGTGATAATTCGGGACATGGTGGAGGTCCTCACAAAGGTAAAGGCCATAACAGATGGGATGAGATGGAAGAGTCAGATCATGGACCATGAGAGTGGACCCTTCAACCCTGAAAAGATCCTTGTGGCTGTTAGGACATACTGGACTGGCTGA
- the LOC105043524 gene encoding auxin-responsive protein SAUR32-like, giving the protein MRGEDKQRHHHHHHRLLNFHLHMPHLGHGGEKGMMMRKGWMGIRVGQEGEEQQRFVVPVGYLKHPLFVSLLEQAEKEYGFQQQGAITIPCGVDHFRHVQGIIDRDTATAAHHHHHHHHHLPHFAGCFRA; this is encoded by the coding sequence ATGAGAGGTGAAGATAAACAGAGACATCATCATCACCATCACCGTCTGTTGAACTTTCACTTGCACATGCCGCACCTGGGCCACGGGGGCGAGAAGGGGATGATGATGAGGAAGGGGTGGATGGGGATCAGGGTGGGGCAGGAGGGGGAGGAGCAGCAGCGGTTCGTGGTGCCGGTGGGCTACTTGAAGCACCCGCTCTTCGTGAGCCTCCTCGAGCAGGCCGAGAAGGAGTATGGGTTCCAGCAGCAGGGAGCCATCACCATCCCTTGCGGCGTCGACCACTTCCGTCACGTCCAAGGCATCATCGACCGCGACACCGCCACCGCcgcccaccaccaccaccaccaccaccaccaccttccTCACTTTGCCGGATGCTTTAGGGCTTGA